The following are encoded together in the Xiphophorus hellerii strain 12219 chromosome 3, Xiphophorus_hellerii-4.1, whole genome shotgun sequence genome:
- the lim2.5 gene encoding lens intrinsic membrane protein 2.5 — MMYSFMGGGLFCAIVGNILLVVSTATDYWMQYRLSGSFAHQGLWRYCMSGKCYMQTDSIAYWNATRAFMILSAMTCFAGIIAGILSFAHFSAFERFNRSFAAGIMFFVSTLFVLLAMAIYTGVTVNFLGKRFGDWRFSWSYILGWVALLMTFFAGIFYMCAYRMHECRRVAGPR; from the exons ATGATGTACAGCTTCATGGGAGGGGGCCTGTTTTGTGCCATTGTGGGAAACATCTTGCTGGTGGTCTCGACAGCAACAGACTACTGGATGCAGTACCGCCTGTCGGGCAGCTTTGCCCATCAGGGCCTGTGGAGGTACTGCATGTCTGGCAAATGTTACATGCAGACTGACAGCATTG CTTACTGGAATGCCACTCGAGCTTTCATGATCCTTTCTGCCATGACCTGCTTTGCTGGCATCATCGCGGGAATCCTCTCCTTTGCTCACTTCTCCGCTTTTGAGAGGTTCAATCGCTCATTTGCTGCAGGCATCATGTTCTTTGTTTCAA CTCTCTTTGTCCTGCTTGCAATGGCCATTTACACGGGAGTGACGGTGAACTTCCTGGGCAAGCGTTTTGGTGACTGGCGTTTCTCTTGGTCCTACATACTTGGCTGGGTGGCTCTACTCATGACCTTCTTTGCAG gTATATTCTACATGTGTGCCTACAGAATGCACGAGTGCAGAAGAGTGGCAGGCCCGCGTTGA
- the LOC116715426 gene encoding free fatty acid receptor 2, whose amino-acid sequence MESVVRSEIILTFYIISFLIGLPANLVALYAFSVKIHCKPLPTDILLLNLTVSDLLFLIILPLKMHEAASGMQWNLPNIMCSITSFTFFSTIYTSSLLLMAVAVVRYLGVAFPIAYQRLQKPLYPIIISAVMWLISMGHCSITFIIQHHPSLSSINSSICYEKFTQKQLKILLPVRLEFFFVVCLVPLIISIFCYLRLILILYSRPRISWMQKRKAIGMALGTLAMFLICVLPYNFSHLLGFFQGQSPEWRYYTLLLSTLNTCIDPIIFYFSSSIFHCTSKKSIFRKHRVNDVKLETRGTCST is encoded by the coding sequence ATGGAGTCAGTGGTGAGAAGTGagattattctgacattttacaTCATTTCCTTCCTGATTGGCCTTCCAGCCAATCTGGTGGCTCTCTATGCCTTCAGTGTCAAGATCCACTGCAAGCCGCTCCCAACAGACATCCTGCTTCTGAATCTGACTGTGTCCGACCTGCTCTTCTTGATCATCCTTCCTCTCAAGATGCACGAGGCAGCATCAGGGATGCAGTGGAATCTGCCCAACATTATGTGTTCTATCACctcttttacctttttctccACAATATACACCAGCTCCTTACTGCTGATGGCGGTCGCCGTGGTCCGCTACTTAGGAGTGGCCTTTCCTATTGCCTATCAGCGATTGCAAAAACCTTTGTATCCGATCATCATCAGTGCTGTTATGTGGCTGATCTCAATGGGACACTGCAGCATCACTTTCATCATCCAACACCACCCATCTCTCTCCAGCATAAACTCCTCTATCTGCTATGAGAAATTTACACAGAAGCAGCTGAAGATTCTCCTCCCAGTGCGTTTGGAGTTTTTCTTTGTGGTCTGCCTTGTACCTCTtataatttccattttctgcTACCTGCGCTTGATTTTGATTCTGTACAGCCGTCCCAGGATATCCTGGATGCAGAAAAGGAAGGCTATTGGCATGGCCTTGGGGACTCTTGCTATGTTCCTCATTTGTGTTTTGCCATACAATTTCTCTCATTTATTGGGTTTCTTCCAGGGTCAGAGCCCTGAATGGAGGTACTACACTTTGCTTCTCAGCACATTAAACACCTGCATCGATCccatcatattttatttctcctcCTCAATCTTCCACTGCACTagcaaaaaatctattttcagaAAGCATCGTGTTAATGATGTAAAACTGGAAACAAGGGGCACATGTTCAACCTGA